A window of Streptomyces puniciscabiei contains these coding sequences:
- a CDS encoding GNAT family N-acetyltransferase produces MTTPVIRALDESTAHLFDTMPDPLALRDKHRNTRYRPDWQRIAVRDGRTVARAAWWGRPEDPEPLLINWFDVAEGEEEAGAELLRTAPWQTDELELDAPAGWRTDPRLRTAVDIRTAAARAAGYTPLVERYLYRWTPDRGLPERPGRLVFAAEPDDAVFHDLLRRIHSVTLDAHARRALEEGGPDLAAQRELDVFHWLASPRDWWRIARTPEGEPVGIHIPARNPSGPCVGFIGVVPEQRGHGYAFDLLTECTHFLAAQGAGFIAAATDRSNFPMAAHFTRAGYPVVRERINFWSDRVVSGG; encoded by the coding sequence ATGACCACCCCGGTCATCCGCGCGCTCGACGAGAGCACCGCGCACCTTTTCGACACCATGCCCGACCCGCTGGCGCTGCGTGACAAGCACCGCAACACCCGCTACCGCCCCGACTGGCAGCGCATCGCCGTACGCGACGGCCGCACCGTGGCCCGCGCCGCCTGGTGGGGCCGGCCCGAGGACCCCGAGCCGCTCCTGATCAACTGGTTCGACGTGGCCGAGGGCGAGGAGGAGGCAGGAGCTGAACTCCTGCGGACGGCGCCCTGGCAGACCGACGAACTCGAACTCGACGCGCCCGCCGGCTGGCGGACCGACCCCCGGCTGCGGACCGCCGTGGACATCCGGACCGCCGCCGCGCGGGCGGCCGGCTACACGCCGCTGGTGGAGCGCTACCTGTACCGCTGGACCCCGGACCGGGGCCTGCCCGAGCGCCCCGGCCGCCTCGTCTTCGCCGCCGAGCCGGACGACGCCGTCTTCCACGACCTGCTGCGCCGCATCCACTCGGTCACCCTCGACGCCCACGCCCGCCGGGCGCTCGAAGAGGGCGGGCCGGACCTGGCCGCGCAGCGGGAACTGGACGTCTTTCACTGGCTTGCGTCCCCGCGCGACTGGTGGCGGATCGCCCGCACGCCCGAGGGCGAGCCGGTCGGCATCCACATCCCCGCACGCAATCCGTCCGGACCCTGCGTCGGCTTCATCGGCGTCGTGCCGGAACAGCGGGGTCACGGCTACGCCTTCGACCTGCTGACCGAGTGCACCCACTTCCTGGCGGCCCAGGGCGCCGGCTTCATCGCCGCCGCCACCGATCGGTCCAACTTCCCCATGGCCGCACACTTCACCAGGGCCGGCTACCCCGTCGTACGGGAGCGCATCAACTTCTGGTCCGACCGTGTTGTCAGTGGCGGGTGA
- a CDS encoding PP2C family protein-serine/threonine phosphatase, producing the protein MRGGSSHRDLEDRGWLRGAPPPWWVRVLPVLLLVAITVATVITPAARDAGFLLGAIPPLAVLSYGPLATAVLGLGVVAVLNIPATHLNRPGNTDLLSIVFVAALSVFVSYVRSRRDAQLDTERAIAEAVQRAVMPPLPERVGQVGCAGFYRAAQDGTLVGGDFFDVRDGPYGVRAVMGDVQGHGLSAVATVVSLLGAFREAALEQPDLESVAARMDRRLAVDSAGVRHAELFATGVLLEFSADGRAVRVVACGHPAPVLLHEEDALEVTVAPGPPLGLGLVGAGPPKEVTVTLGPGDRLFLASDGVWEARDAHDAFYPLSARLAALTGTASAELPGTVWTDLVERGYEVRDDVTMLVLAPAPPVA; encoded by the coding sequence ATGCGCGGCGGGTCGTCGCATCGGGACCTGGAAGATCGCGGCTGGTTGCGGGGCGCGCCGCCGCCGTGGTGGGTACGGGTGCTGCCTGTGCTGCTGCTCGTGGCGATCACCGTGGCCACGGTGATCACTCCGGCCGCGCGGGACGCCGGCTTCCTCCTGGGCGCTATTCCGCCGCTGGCGGTCCTGTCGTACGGCCCGCTGGCGACCGCGGTCCTCGGTCTCGGGGTGGTCGCGGTGCTGAATATCCCCGCCACCCATCTCAACCGCCCCGGCAACACCGATCTGCTCAGCATCGTGTTCGTGGCCGCGCTGAGTGTGTTCGTGTCCTACGTGCGCAGTCGCCGGGACGCCCAGCTGGACACGGAACGGGCGATCGCCGAGGCGGTGCAGCGGGCCGTGATGCCGCCGCTGCCGGAGCGCGTCGGGCAAGTGGGCTGCGCGGGCTTCTACCGGGCCGCGCAGGACGGGACGCTGGTGGGCGGGGACTTCTTCGACGTACGGGACGGCCCGTACGGGGTGCGCGCGGTGATGGGCGATGTGCAGGGGCACGGGCTGTCGGCGGTCGCGACGGTGGTGTCGCTGCTGGGCGCCTTCCGCGAGGCGGCGCTGGAGCAGCCGGACCTGGAGTCGGTCGCCGCGCGGATGGACCGCAGGCTGGCGGTGGACTCGGCGGGCGTGCGCCACGCGGAGCTGTTCGCCACCGGGGTGCTGCTGGAGTTCTCCGCCGACGGCCGTGCCGTGCGGGTGGTCGCCTGTGGTCATCCGGCGCCCGTGCTGCTGCACGAGGAGGACGCCCTGGAGGTGACGGTCGCGCCGGGACCGCCACTGGGGCTCGGGCTGGTCGGCGCCGGCCCGCCGAAGGAGGTCACCGTGACGCTCGGGCCGGGCGACCGGCTCTTCCTGGCCTCCGACGGGGTGTGGGAGGCCCGGGACGCCCACGACGCCTTCTATCCGCTGTCCGCGCGGCTGGCCGCCCTGACGGGAACGGCGTCCGCCGAGCTGCCCGGGACGGTGTGGACGGACCTCGTCGAGCGGGGCTACGAGGTCCGGGACGACGTCACCATGCTGGTGCTGGCGCCCGCACCACCGGTCGCGTGA
- a CDS encoding Lrp/AsnC family transcriptional regulator produces MDEIDRAILRELQTDGRIAYADLGPKVGLSASAARQRLQRLLDSRAVQVVGVTDPMAMGGQAMALLGIGADGDPRAVADALAERPEVVYAVLTSGGFDLFAEVVAPGPKALLDFVNDVVRPLEGVREIQSFPYFGIHTHRFLWDVG; encoded by the coding sequence GTGGACGAGATCGACCGGGCCATCCTGCGCGAGCTGCAGACCGACGGCCGTATCGCCTACGCCGACCTCGGCCCGAAGGTCGGCCTGTCCGCCTCGGCGGCGCGGCAGCGGCTGCAGCGGCTGCTGGACTCCAGGGCCGTCCAGGTGGTCGGGGTCACCGATCCGATGGCCATGGGCGGACAGGCCATGGCCCTGCTCGGCATCGGTGCCGACGGCGATCCCCGCGCCGTCGCCGACGCCCTCGCCGAACGCCCGGAGGTCGTCTACGCGGTGCTGACCTCGGGCGGATTCGATCTCTTCGCCGAGGTGGTCGCCCCCGGCCCGAAGGCCCTGCTGGACTTCGTCAACGACGTGGTACGGCCCCTGGAGGGCGTCCGCGAGATCCAGTCGTTCCCGTACTTCGGCATCCACACCCACCGCTTCCTGTGGGACGTGGGCTGA
- a CDS encoding transaminase, whose amino-acid sequence MDRTRLHALLARESAEAERLGPRSCAAYAGAGHLFGRVPMTWMNKTAGAFPRYLAGARGARVTDVDGHEYIDFCLGDTGAMAGHSPAPVTEAVQRRFAELGGATAMLPTEDAEWVGAELTRRFGLARWSFSLTATDANRWAIRLARAVTGRPKILVNSYCYHGSVDESLIVVGPDGAGTARPGNVGAPCDVTLTSRVAEFNDLAGLERELAHGDVAAVLMEPALTNIGIVLPEPAYLTGVRELTRRYGSLLINDETHTFSAGPGGCTAAWDLEPDLLTIGKAIGGGIPAGAYGLSAELADRLLARTDLDLVDMGGVGGTLAGNALSVAAMRATLEHVLTDGAFTRMTKLSERFEAGVRAGIDAYRLPWSVSRLGARTEYRFTTPAPRTGTESAAVSDPELEDFLHLYLANRGILLTPFHNMALMCPDTTEQDVDTHTEVFAAALAELAD is encoded by the coding sequence ATGGACCGCACGCGCCTGCACGCCCTCCTGGCCCGCGAGAGCGCCGAGGCCGAGCGCCTGGGCCCGCGCTCGTGCGCGGCCTATGCGGGGGCCGGCCACCTCTTCGGCCGGGTGCCGATGACCTGGATGAACAAGACGGCCGGTGCCTTTCCCCGCTACCTGGCCGGTGCGCGCGGCGCACGGGTCACCGATGTGGACGGGCACGAGTACATCGACTTCTGCCTCGGCGACACCGGTGCCATGGCCGGCCACTCGCCCGCCCCGGTCACCGAGGCCGTGCAGCGCCGGTTCGCCGAGCTGGGCGGGGCCACGGCCATGCTGCCGACGGAGGACGCGGAGTGGGTCGGCGCCGAGCTGACCCGCAGGTTCGGCCTGGCGCGCTGGAGTTTCTCGCTCACCGCGACCGACGCCAACCGCTGGGCGATCCGGCTGGCCCGGGCCGTCACCGGGCGCCCCAAGATCCTTGTGAACAGCTACTGCTACCACGGCAGCGTCGACGAGTCCCTGATCGTCGTCGGCCCGGACGGCGCGGGCACCGCCCGCCCCGGCAACGTCGGCGCGCCGTGCGACGTGACCCTGACCAGCCGGGTGGCCGAGTTCAACGACCTCGCCGGCCTGGAGCGCGAGCTGGCCCACGGTGACGTCGCCGCCGTCCTGATGGAGCCCGCCCTCACCAACATCGGCATCGTCCTGCCGGAGCCCGCCTACCTCACCGGCGTCCGCGAGCTGACCAGGCGCTACGGCAGCCTGCTCATCAACGACGAGACCCACACCTTCTCCGCCGGACCGGGCGGCTGCACCGCCGCGTGGGACCTGGAACCCGACCTGCTGACCATCGGCAAGGCCATCGGCGGCGGCATCCCGGCCGGCGCCTACGGGCTGTCCGCCGAACTCGCCGACCGGCTGCTGGCCCGCACCGACCTGGACCTCGTCGACATGGGCGGCGTCGGCGGCACCCTCGCCGGCAACGCGCTCTCGGTCGCCGCGATGCGGGCCACCCTCGAACACGTCCTCACCGACGGGGCGTTCACCCGGATGACCAAGCTCTCCGAGCGCTTCGAGGCGGGTGTCCGGGCCGGCATCGACGCCTACCGACTGCCCTGGTCGGTGAGCCGGCTCGGCGCCCGCACCGAGTACCGCTTCACCACCCCGGCGCCGCGCACCGGCACCGAGTCCGCGGCCGTCTCCGACCCGGAGCTGGAGGACTTCCTGCACCTCTACCTCGCCAACCGGGGCATCCTGCTGACCCCGTTCCACAACATGGCGCTCATGTGCCCGGACACCACCGAGCAGGACGTCGACACCCACACCGAGGTCTTCGCCGCCGCGCTCGCCGAGCTCGCGGACTGA
- a CDS encoding serine hydrolase domain-containing protein, which produces MSARLRGAAVAVAVGTLPAPVASGPVWASPAAVPAALTADSPGPSPLGTAVRDLTPGVARQLDAAVRTVMREADIPGVTVGIWTPGQPSYVRSFGVADKATGRRMAPDLYLRIGSETKTFTVTALLQLVDRKKVGLDDPIGTYVDGVPNGDRITLRQLADMRSGLFNYSEDPGFDKALTSHPQRPFTPQQLLAYSFKHPVLFQPGQRFSYCNTNLILLGLVVEKESGQRLGDYIRQHVLDPAGMDHTLFPAGNEFPAPHAQGYTVQTANGEEADAADWNPSWGWAAGAMISDLRDLHTWAPTVATGRFPDGRRMVSAATQRQRLITPGTGTIKGAGYGLGIFDVQGWIGHNGSLPGYESLTVYLPETETTLVVLLDTDTDYLSQEPSTVLGRAITKIISPGHVYDLPVTRTG; this is translated from the coding sequence ATGTCCGCACGCCTGAGGGGGGCCGCGGTCGCCGTCGCGGTGGGGACGCTGCCGGCGCCGGTCGCCAGCGGGCCGGTATGGGCGTCCCCGGCCGCCGTGCCGGCCGCCCTCACCGCCGACTCGCCCGGCCCGAGCCCCTTGGGCACCGCCGTCCGCGACCTCACCCCCGGCGTGGCACGCCAACTGGACGCCGCCGTGCGCACGGTGATGCGGGAAGCGGACATCCCCGGGGTGACAGTGGGCATCTGGACGCCGGGGCAGCCGAGTTACGTCCGCTCCTTCGGGGTCGCCGACAAGGCCACCGGCCGGCGGATGGCGCCCGACCTGTACCTGCGCATCGGCAGTGAGACCAAGACGTTCACCGTGACCGCGCTGCTGCAGCTGGTGGACCGGAAGAAGGTGGGCCTCGACGACCCGATCGGCACGTACGTCGACGGCGTGCCGAACGGCGACAGGATCACGCTGCGTCAGCTCGCCGACATGCGCAGTGGGCTGTTCAACTACTCCGAGGATCCGGGCTTCGACAAGGCGCTCACCTCGCACCCGCAACGGCCCTTCACGCCGCAGCAGTTGCTCGCCTACTCCTTCAAGCACCCGGTGCTGTTCCAGCCGGGGCAGAGGTTCTCCTACTGCAACACCAACCTGATCCTGCTCGGCCTGGTGGTGGAGAAGGAGAGCGGCCAGCGGCTCGGGGACTACATCAGGCAGCACGTCCTCGATCCGGCCGGCATGGATCACACGCTCTTCCCGGCCGGCAACGAGTTCCCCGCCCCGCACGCGCAGGGCTACACCGTGCAGACGGCGAACGGCGAGGAAGCCGACGCGGCCGACTGGAATCCGTCCTGGGGCTGGGCGGCCGGCGCGATGATCTCGGACCTGCGGGACCTGCACACCTGGGCGCCCACCGTCGCCACGGGCCGGTTCCCGGACGGCAGGCGGATGGTGAGTGCCGCCACCCAGAGGCAGCGGCTGATCACTCCGGGAACCGGCACGATCAAGGGTGCCGGATACGGTCTGGGCATCTTCGACGTCCAGGGCTGGATCGGCCACAACGGCTCCCTGCCGGGCTACGAGTCGCTGACCGTCTACCTGCCCGAGACCGAGACGACGCTCGTGGTGCTGCTCGACACGGACACCGACTACCTGTCCCAGGAGCCCAGTACGGTGCTGGGCAGGGCCATCACGAAGATCATCTCGCCGGGCCACGTGTACGACCTCCCCGTCACGCGGACCGGATGA
- a CDS encoding helix-turn-helix domain-containing protein has protein sequence MAGRPDEGPAFQQPYGGDGAWARELLDQLRPTGRDPRRLVDWLARTVSASVCLQDDRGGLLAGERLPLDPVVVAGVAAGRVSAASLGDGARHVRLVGIRQPGPGPAAGAVLAVARTEPFDRRTTEILGHTAGVVELLLRERESAESARRLRRATTDLRLAILQLLMVEDTVSARRVAAGLWPGLLEQDTARVYVLEDTAEERDRLADACVDATEGRALVVRCPAVDEHVIVVGPSAEVGERLRSLVGDRPGTFLGGSPRQRLALTATAYGQAVTALAVARFRPDRYAVYAARTRPAQLMDPEALRIWAAAVLRPLDALAHHVRAELLATTRLGLEFTAVNAAKVLGVSRNTVRARMDRVAALLGADLSRLPVRAVVHAALNTEAAQGPYDPAGGASGPPARIRLAELLATGALRSWAEGLLGRLDEDGRDLRGTLRAWSRADAHAEHAARALGVHAQTVREHVRAAEGILERRLTAGGTDLYEVVLAQLVTGELPVPGLGVPGPGAAKADQPDASVQR, from the coding sequence GTGGCCGGCCGACCGGACGAGGGCCCGGCGTTCCAGCAGCCGTACGGCGGGGACGGCGCCTGGGCGCGGGAGTTGCTGGACCAGCTGCGGCCCACCGGACGCGATCCGCGCCGGCTCGTCGACTGGCTCGCCCGGACCGTGAGCGCGTCGGTGTGCCTCCAGGACGACCGAGGTGGACTGCTCGCCGGTGAGCGGCTGCCGCTCGACCCCGTCGTCGTCGCCGGCGTCGCCGCCGGCCGGGTCTCCGCCGCCTCCCTGGGCGACGGAGCACGGCACGTGCGGCTGGTCGGGATACGGCAGCCGGGGCCCGGCCCGGCGGCGGGAGCCGTCCTCGCCGTGGCCCGCACGGAGCCCTTCGACCGGCGCACCACCGAGATCCTCGGCCACACCGCCGGCGTAGTGGAACTGCTGCTCAGGGAGCGGGAGTCGGCGGAGTCCGCGCGGCGGCTGCGGCGGGCCACGACCGATCTGCGGCTGGCGATCCTGCAACTGCTCATGGTGGAGGACACCGTCTCCGCCCGCCGGGTCGCCGCCGGGCTGTGGCCGGGCCTGCTGGAGCAGGACACCGCCCGTGTCTACGTCCTGGAGGACACGGCCGAGGAACGCGACCGGCTCGCCGACGCGTGCGTGGACGCCACCGAGGGCCGGGCGCTCGTCGTGCGCTGCCCCGCCGTGGACGAACACGTCATCGTCGTCGGCCCGTCCGCCGAGGTGGGGGAGCGGCTGCGGTCCCTCGTCGGCGACCGGCCCGGCACCTTCCTCGGCGGCAGCCCCCGGCAGCGCCTCGCCCTGACCGCCACCGCCTACGGACAGGCCGTCACCGCCCTCGCCGTGGCCCGCTTCCGGCCCGACCGGTACGCCGTCTACGCCGCCCGCACCCGCCCCGCACAGCTCATGGACCCCGAGGCGCTGCGGATCTGGGCCGCCGCCGTGCTGCGCCCGCTCGATGCGCTGGCGCACCACGTGCGCGCCGAACTGCTCGCCACCACCCGGCTGGGCCTGGAGTTCACCGCCGTGAACGCGGCCAAGGTGCTCGGGGTCAGCCGCAACACGGTCCGCGCCCGGATGGACCGGGTCGCCGCCCTGCTCGGCGCCGACCTCTCCCGGCTGCCCGTCCGCGCCGTCGTCCACGCCGCCCTCAACACCGAGGCCGCACAAGGCCCGTACGACCCGGCCGGCGGCGCATCCGGTCCGCCGGCCCGGATCCGGCTCGCCGAGCTGCTCGCGACCGGCGCGCTGCGCTCCTGGGCGGAGGGGCTGCTCGGCCGCCTCGACGAGGACGGCCGGGATCTGCGGGGCACCCTGCGCGCCTGGTCCCGGGCCGACGCGCACGCCGAACACGCCGCCCGGGCCCTCGGCGTACACGCCCAGACCGTGCGCGAACACGTGCGAGCCGCCGAAGGGATCCTGGAACGCCGGCTGACGGCCGGCGGCACCGACCTGTACGAGGTCGTCCTCGCCCAGCTCGTCACCGGCGAACTGCCCGTGCCCGGCCTCGGCGTACCCGGCCCGGGCGCGGCGAAGGCGGACCAACCGGACGCGTCTGTGCAGCGGTGA
- a CDS encoding L-threonylcarbamoyladenylate synthase, translated as MAKYFDVHPENPQPRSITQIADAVRSEALIAYPTDSCYALGCRLGSRDGMDRIRSIRHLDDRHHFTLMCRDFAQLGQFVRVDNDVFRAVKASTPGSYTFILPATREVPRKLLHPKKKTVGVRIPDHVVTQALLAELGEPLLSSTLLLPDEEEPLTQGWEIKDRLDHAVDAVVDSGDCGTEPTTVVDFSGGEAEIVRRGAGDTSRFE; from the coding sequence ATGGCGAAGTACTTCGACGTGCACCCCGAGAACCCGCAGCCGCGCAGCATCACCCAGATCGCCGACGCGGTCCGCTCGGAGGCACTCATCGCATACCCGACCGACTCCTGTTACGCGCTGGGCTGCCGGCTGGGCAGCCGGGACGGCATGGACCGGATCCGTTCCATCCGCCACCTGGACGACCGGCACCACTTCACCCTGATGTGCCGGGACTTCGCCCAGCTCGGCCAGTTCGTACGGGTGGACAACGACGTCTTCCGGGCCGTGAAGGCGTCCACGCCCGGCAGCTACACCTTCATCCTCCCGGCCACCCGCGAGGTGCCGCGCAAGCTGCTGCACCCGAAGAAGAAGACCGTGGGCGTCCGCATCCCCGACCATGTCGTCACCCAGGCGCTGCTGGCGGAGCTGGGCGAGCCGCTGCTGTCCAGCACGCTGCTGCTGCCGGACGAGGAGGAGCCGCTGACGCAGGGCTGGGAGATCAAGGACCGGCTCGACCACGCGGTGGACGCGGTGGTCGACTCGGGCGACTGCGGCACCGAGCCGACGACGGTCGTGGACTTCTCCGGCGGCGAGGCGGAGATCGTGCGGCGGGGCGCCGGGGACACCAGCCGTTTCGAGTGA
- a CDS encoding dienelactone hydrolase family protein, with the protein MTDVQATDLDITTEDGVADAYLAHPADGRPRPGVLVYQDAYGLRPHLRSMAGRLAAAGYTVLVPNVFYRIRRTPVVELPEFIDPAADPTIWERLGPVVASLTPELIARDAGAYLQWLADSPLVADGPVAVVGYCMGARLTLWTAGAHPDRVAAAAGFHGGGLATDEPTSPHLSAPDITAELYFGHADNDRSLPPEQIERFEKALTDAGVRHTCEVYPGAPHSYTQADTPAYRKEADERHWAALLGLLERTF; encoded by the coding sequence ATGACCGATGTCCAGGCGACCGATCTCGACATCACGACCGAGGACGGCGTCGCCGACGCCTACCTCGCCCATCCCGCCGACGGCCGTCCCCGTCCGGGCGTGCTGGTCTACCAGGACGCCTACGGCCTGCGGCCGCATCTGCGGTCGATGGCCGGCCGGCTGGCCGCGGCCGGCTACACCGTGCTGGTGCCGAACGTCTTCTACCGCATCCGCCGCACCCCGGTGGTCGAGCTGCCCGAGTTCATCGACCCGGCCGCCGATCCGACCATCTGGGAGCGGCTCGGCCCGGTCGTGGCCTCGCTGACTCCGGAGCTGATCGCCCGGGACGCGGGCGCCTATCTGCAGTGGCTGGCCGACAGCCCGCTGGTCGCCGACGGGCCGGTCGCGGTGGTCGGCTACTGCATGGGTGCCCGCCTGACCCTGTGGACGGCGGGCGCGCACCCCGACCGGGTCGCGGCGGCGGCCGGCTTCCACGGCGGCGGCCTCGCCACCGACGAGCCGACCAGCCCGCACCTGTCCGCCCCGGACATCACCGCGGAGCTGTACTTCGGACACGCCGACAACGACCGGTCGCTGCCCCCGGAGCAGATCGAGCGCTTCGAGAAGGCCCTGACCGATGCCGGGGTCCGCCACACCTGCGAGGTCTACCCGGGCGCCCCGCACAGCTACACGCAGGCGGACACCCCGGCGTACCGCAAGGAGGCCGACGAGCGGCACTGGGCGGCCCTGCTCGGCCTGCTCGAGCGGACCTTCTGA
- a CDS encoding glycoside hydrolase family 64 protein has translation MLPLAAAAALVGGVLALGAPDRAGAAVPDTIPLRITNNSGRSEPVYVYDLGTQLSSGQQGWADANGGFHAWPAGGNPPTPAPDAAIAGPAPGQSKTIRIPKFSGRIYFSYGQKLDFRLTTGGLVQPAVQNPSDPNRNILFNWSEYTLNDSGLWLNSTQVDMFSAPYAVGVQRSDGSVSSTGHLKSGGYNGFFNALRSRSDGWSGLIQTRSDGTVLRALSPLYGVETGALPASVMDDYVNRVWQKYSTSTLTVTPFADQPNTKYYGRVSGNVINFTNASGAVVTSFQKPDADSVFGCHKLLDAPNDTVRGPISRTLCAGFNRSTLLVNANQPDTSTAAFYQDAVTNQYARAVHAQMADGKAYAFAFDDVGNQESLVHDGSPQQAYLTLDPLS, from the coding sequence ATGCTGCCCTTGGCCGCCGCCGCGGCCCTGGTCGGCGGAGTGCTCGCCCTGGGCGCCCCCGACCGCGCCGGGGCCGCCGTACCGGACACCATCCCGCTGAGGATCACCAACAACTCGGGCCGCTCCGAACCCGTCTACGTCTACGACCTCGGCACCCAGCTGTCCTCCGGGCAGCAGGGCTGGGCCGACGCGAACGGCGGCTTCCACGCCTGGCCGGCCGGCGGCAATCCGCCGACGCCCGCACCGGACGCGGCGATCGCCGGCCCGGCCCCCGGGCAGTCGAAGACCATCCGCATACCGAAGTTCTCCGGCCGTATCTACTTCTCCTACGGCCAGAAGCTCGACTTCCGGCTGACCACCGGCGGTCTGGTGCAGCCCGCCGTGCAGAACCCCTCCGACCCCAACCGGAACATCCTGTTCAACTGGTCCGAGTACACCCTCAACGACTCCGGACTGTGGCTGAACAGCACCCAGGTGGACATGTTCTCCGCCCCGTACGCGGTCGGCGTGCAGCGCTCCGACGGCAGTGTGAGCAGCACCGGGCACCTGAAGTCCGGAGGGTACAACGGCTTCTTCAACGCGCTGCGCAGCCGGTCGGACGGCTGGTCCGGCCTGATCCAGACCCGCTCCGACGGCACGGTGCTGCGCGCCCTGTCACCGCTGTACGGCGTGGAGACCGGGGCTCTCCCGGCGAGCGTGATGGACGACTACGTCAACCGGGTCTGGCAGAAGTACTCGACATCGACGCTGACCGTCACGCCGTTCGCCGACCAGCCGAACACCAAGTACTACGGCCGGGTCTCGGGCAACGTCATCAACTTCACCAACGCCTCGGGCGCGGTCGTCACCAGCTTCCAGAAGCCGGACGCGGACAGCGTCTTCGGCTGCCACAAGCTGCTCGACGCGCCGAACGACACCGTGCGCGGTCCCATCTCCCGTACGCTCTGCGCCGGTTTCAACCGCTCGACGCTGCTGGTCAACGCGAACCAGCCGGACACCTCGACGGCCGCCTTCTACCAGGACGCGGTGACGAACCAGTACGCGCGCGCGGTGCATGCGCAGATGGCCGACGGCAAGGCCTACGCCTTCGCGTTCGACGACGTCGGCAACCAGGAGTCGCTGGTCCACGACGGCAGCCCGCAGCAGGCGTATCTCACGCTGGATCCGCTCAGCTGA